The genomic window TGGCGCGGACGGAGGCAAGCGCCATCACATCGATCCCGGCGCCGGAAATGCCGATCGTCCTGATAGCGTCATTGACCAGCCGCTGCGTCAGTTTTTCCAGCCGGTCATGGCTTTCATGGTGCAGGTGGTCGGCCTTGGTCGCGGCGATCAGCACCCGGTCGATCCGCCGCCGCGCGAGCGAGGAGAGCCAGGAATTGCGCCCCGGCCGGAAGCAGGACAGCACCTCGGAAAGCGCGCGCTCGAGATCAGCGATCGCCTCCGGGCCGCGGCTCAGAGCCTGCAGCGTGTCGACCAGCACGACCTGGCGGTCGAGACGGGCGAAGTGGTTGCGGAAGAACGGTTTCACCACGACGGATTTATAGGCCTCGAAGCGCCGCTCCATCTGGGCGGCAAGCGACCCGCGCCTGAACTTTTGATCCCCAAGGCCGGGCAGCGGCGCGAAGGTGAGGGCGGGCGAGCCGTCGAGATCGCCCGGCATCAGGAAACGGCCGGGGGGCAGGGTGGAGAGCGAATGCTCATCCGCCCGGCAGGCGGTCAGATAGGCTGCGAAGCTTTCATGCAGCGCCTTCACCGTCTTCTCGTCGGCCGGCGCGTCGTAATCGAGCGAGCCGGCAAGCGCCAGCCAGTCGCGGGCGAGAGCGGCGCGCGCGGGCGTATCGGCCCGGGCCTCCGTCTCGCGGCTGAAGGTGCGGAAATCCTGACCGAGCAGTGGCAGGTCGAGCAGCCATTCTCCTGGATAATCAACGATATCGATGGAGATCTTGCCACGCGAGAACATCCGGCTCCAGCGCCGCGCGCTCTGGTAATGGAATGTCAGGCGCAGTTCGGAAACCGCACGGGTCGAATCGGGCCAGACGCGCTCGTCCACGAGCCTGTCGATATGGGTTTCGTAGTCGAAGCGGGGGATCTGGTCGTCGGGCTGCTGTTCCAGCCGGATATCGGAGATGCGGCCGGAGCGCATCGCCTCGAAGAAGGGAAGGCGGCCATTGTGCAAAAGGTTGTGGACCAGCGAGGCGATGAACACCGTCTTGCCCGCCCGCGACAGGCCGGTGACGCCGAGCCGCAACGTCGGCTGCACGAGGTC from Martelella sp. NC20 includes these protein-coding regions:
- a CDS encoding YcjX family GTP-binding protein, which encodes MTPIHTSLGDNARLTLDNITDRASDLVQPTLRLGVTGLSRAGKTVFIASLVHNLLHNGRLPFFEAMRSGRISDIRLEQQPDDQIPRFDYETHIDRLVDERVWPDSTRAVSELRLTFHYQSARRWSRMFSRGKISIDIVDYPGEWLLDLPLLGQDFRTFSRETEARADTPARAALARDWLALAGSLDYDAPADEKTVKALHESFAAYLTACRADEHSLSTLPPGRFLMPGDLDGSPALTFAPLPGLGDQKFRRGSLAAQMERRFEAYKSVVVKPFFRNHFARLDRQVVLVDTLQALSRGPEAIADLERALSEVLSCFRPGRNSWLSSLARRRIDRVLIAATKADHLHHESHDRLEKLTQRLVNDAIRTIGISGAGIDVMALASVRATREATVESGSEVLPVIVGTPINGEKIGAETFDGTRKTAIFPGDLPANPEAFFRMLKRGGEVPESLAEINAVRFRPPEIDADASEGGLSIPHIRLDRALQFLIGDRLA